The Leguminivora glycinivorella isolate SPB_JAAS2020 chromosome 17, LegGlyc_1.1, whole genome shotgun sequence genome has a window encoding:
- the LOC125235377 gene encoding uncharacterized protein LOC125235377, with product MGMRRSTMPLLSTLAALVIIVHSEEEMSRGYRRELRPNRAVDTASYEQPWKAIEHPPPQPPEPAHQPTRGWIESLEFLRSVEEVPPRRRPVRKRKRRPLPHPDTEPLERHQESIQAAHTEFEDQTIDPPRRKRKRPEHPNYHFTEQPVVTDERPLRRRGLRKKRPEYDEQLDGIDPGQAEFEPFDADLEDAKTFPKYKQFEYDYTDIEFNTEAPEAKLEQEVADQPYNVRNEFYPKSLGQANKQNGASDSASISSFEDKFNKNTKVTEAQRVQGTENATSNLENNSDIMVMRPKEDGAIDPIMLKQLLKRSNGSSLSEMLQRHNLSLADLLQGRNEAISALNAGATYEPQQSTDTSLESNSQFNEEESKYPTRRQTLSKDKVAPAEPTLDKNTKGPKSNEHTENIEPDSNKDANKTENQESKPRINPKRRFPTGIRRKLRMRPTLNNTLKAQLSRDLIALSARKYSNNNKNATKSREWKEIVPMMLDRSKTDNDENNKDDVTATALTTTEDLVETTTPNLKILNSSYSIYVGKNISNVKYNEVETIATTEATTTITIEVMPDEIMSEIEKPKVTPIVSPTANNATLRRQAFNNRLKRKRLKHKSSTTENPTDDLMRNFLGMANLVSASQFIERTQKPHTTLKMNDTEFATELEDFLTTETPETVDDGVKSTSRLPTATTPKTTTRTSSISTTEQTAKFEIQEILKDKMTKERLAKILRERNMTLNELVNHRERGSSHVHLADIFHNASKEPNPPEPFLTKSSIEPISKETYPLRAILEANTYETTTRTASSQTEQNNAQIPVVMNFGNNVNENGESMGIISLFNKIAENEVTIDKAEIRKDLEGTPYVSSVVSVNATNANDTNRESRVMADSEDWNELLLYMQAHNISTFEDDLQTLDKGTSLKESLENLEGEGLMILEDLQKLENFQSDIASSSGETVETSKQDKREHFSESPGILNKLPNNTKSVAIATASILGLAAILFLLTYVAFKWKQQRSKLRKKESFCDGPIPSPVFENRKSSKNNCSSRSISPMISNTNIYMSTLESTSGKESPDYMWNSLRKPFQ from the exons cctTGGAAGGCGATTGAGCACCCACCACCGCAACCACCAGAACCAGCGCACCAGCCAACCCGAGGCTGGATCGAGTCTCTCGAGTTTTTAAGGTCGGTAGAAGAAGTGCCGCCACGCCGAAGACCTGTTCGGAAACGGAAACGGCGGCCATTGCCCCATCCCGACACGGAACCGCTCGAAAGACACCAAGAAAGCATACAAGCCGCTCATACAGAGTTCGAAGACCAAACAATTGATCCCCCTAGAAGAAAACGCAAAAGACCAGAACACCCCAACTACCACTTCACAGAACAACCAGTGGTCACCGATGAAAGACCTCTACGAAGAAGgggtttaagaaaaaaacgaccTGAATACGATGAACAATTAGATGGCATAGATCCGGGCCAAGCTGAATTTGAGCCGTTTGACGCCGATCTCGAAGATGCTAAAACATTTCCTAAATATAAGCAATTCGAATACGACTATACAGACATAGAATTTAATACGGAGGCCCCAGAAGCAAAATTAGAACAGGAGGTGGCTGATCAACCTTATAATGTAAGAAATGAGTTTTACCCTAAAAGTTTGGGACAAGCAAATAAACAGAATGGAGCATCAGATTCTGCGTCCATTTCATCATTCgaagataaatttaataaaaatacaaaagtaacTGAAGCGCAAAGAGTACAGGGTACAGAAAATGCTACTTCCAATCTAGAAAATAATTCAGACATCATGGTTATGAGACCTAAG gaAGATGGAGCGATTGACCCCATAATGCTGAAACAGCTTTTGAAGAGATCAAACGGATCTAGTTTGAGCGAAATGTTGCAACGACATAATCTGTCATTAGCAGATTTATTACAAGGTAGAAACGAAGCTATTTCAGCACTAAATGCTGGCGCTACGTATGAGCCTCAACAGTCAACTGATACTTCATTGGAAAGTAACTCCCAATTTAATGAAGAAGAATCCAAATATCCGACGAGAAGACAAACATTGTCAAAAGACAAAGTAGCACCGGCGGAGCCAACTTTAGATAAAAATACAAAGGGACCTAAAAGTAATGAACATACTGAAAACATTGAACCAGATTCTAATAAGGACgcaaacaaaacagaaaatcAAGAATCAAAACCAAGAATAAATCCTAAACGACGTTTTCCTACCGGTATACGCAGAAAGCTAAGGATGAGGCCAACATTAAATAATACTCTCAAAGCTCAGTTAAGCAGAGATTTAATAGCCTTAAGTGCAAGAAAGTATTCTAATAATAACAAGAATGCAACTAAATCCAGAGAATGGAAGGAAATAGTTCCTATGATGCTTGACCGAAGTAAAACTGACaatgatgaaaataataaaGACGACGTTACGGCAACAGCATTAACAACTACTGAAGATCTAGTTGAGACAACGACACCTAATTTGAAGATATTGAATTCATCTTACTCGATTTATGTAGGAAAAAACATTAGCAAtgtgaagtataatgaagttGAAACCATTGCTACCACAGAAGCAACAACAACAATTACCATAGAAGTGATGCCTGATGAGATAATGAGTGAAATTGAAAAACCAAAGGTCACTCCAATTGTCAGTCCAACTGCCAACAACGCTACACTCAGACGCCAAGCTTTCAACAACAGATTAAAACGAAAACGTCTCAAACATAAAAGTTCTACTACAGAAAATCCAACAGACGATTTGATGCGGAATTTCCTCGGAATGGCGAATTTGGTATCAGCTTCACAGTTTATAGAAAGGACTCAGAAACCTCATACAACTCTAAAAATGAATGACACTGAGTTTGCAACGGAATTAGAAGATTTCCTGACAACAGAGACTCCGGAAACCGTTGATGACGGAGTAAAATCTACCTCGAGGTTACCGACTGCAACCACGCCTAAAACGACCACACGGACAAGTAGTATAAGCACCACGGAACAAACAGCGAAATTTGAAATCCAAGaaatattaaaagacaaaatgA ccAAAGAAAGACTTGCAAAAATACTACGTGAGCGAAACATGACTCTAAATGAGTTAGTGAATCACAGAGAGCGGGGATCGAGCCACGTGCATCTCGCCGACATATTCCACAACGCCTCCAAAGAACCGAACCCGCCTGAACCGTTCCTAACAAAATCTTCCATTGAACCTATATCGAAGGAAACTTATCCATTGCGCGCCATATTAGAAGCGAACACTTACGAGACTACAACTAGAACAGCATCATCACAGACAGAACAAAACAATGCTCAAATTCCAGTTGTTATGAACTTTGGTAATAATGTCAATGAAAATGGAGAGAGTATGGGGATCATATCGTTATTTAACAAAATAGCTGAAAATGAAGTAACGATAGATAAAGCTGAAATAAGAAAAGATTTAGAGGGGACGCCATATGTCAGCTCGGTTGTAAGTGTGAATGCCACGAATGCCAACGACACAAATAGAGAaagcagagtgatggcagacaGCGAAGATTGGAACGAACTACTGCTGTATATGCAGGCGCATAATATTAGTACGTTTGAAGACGACTTGCAGACCCTGGACAAAG GAACCAGCCTAAAGGAATCTTTAGAAAATTTGGAGGGAGAAGGTTTGATGATATTAGAAGACCTTCAGAAACTCGAAAACTTCCAAAGCGACATAGCATCCAGTTCAGGAGAAACTGTAGAAACAAGTAAGCAAGATAAAAGAGAGCATTTCTCGGAGAGTCCAGGCATTCTTAATAAATTACCCAACAATACAAAGTCGGTGGCTATCGCTACAGCTAGCATTCTCGGCCTAGCTGCGATTCTCTTCTTATTAACTTATGTAGCGTTCAAATGGAAGCAGCAAAGAAGTAAGTTGAGAAAGAAGGAAAGCTTTTGCGATGGCCCCATTCCTTCGCCAGTTTTCGAGAACAGAAAAAGTAGTAAAAATAACTGTAGTAGCCGAAGTATTAGTCCAATGATATCaaatactaatatttatatGAGTACTTTAGAGAGTACTAGCGGGAAGGAATCGCCTGATTATATGTGGAACTCTCTAAGAAAACCATTCCAGTAA